From Actinoplanes oblitus, a single genomic window includes:
- a CDS encoding TIGR02452 family protein, producing MSARLRALGREAVEIAERGHYPGPDGPVRIADQVARAVAGTRLHLPGDELPEPAAAGGPPRIEVTAESTLWAARRLGGNPACLNFASARNPGGGFLNGAQAQEESLARSSALYPCLLAAGDFYAHHRAERSLLYTDRIIYASAVPVFRDDKGRLLPTAYPVSFLVSAAPNRSAIARNQPESLPEIGRALGRRATRVLRVAAAHGYRDLVLGAWGCGVFGNDPAEVARAFAGALAVSPWFDRVVFAILDRGGATRQAFEQVFRS from the coding sequence ATGAGTGCCAGATTGCGGGCGTTGGGCCGGGAAGCCGTCGAGATCGCCGAGCGGGGCCACTACCCCGGCCCCGACGGTCCGGTGCGGATCGCCGACCAGGTGGCCCGGGCGGTTGCCGGCACTCGCCTGCACCTGCCCGGCGACGAGCTGCCGGAGCCGGCCGCGGCCGGCGGGCCGCCGCGGATCGAGGTGACCGCCGAGTCCACGCTGTGGGCGGCGCGCCGCCTCGGCGGGAACCCGGCCTGTCTCAACTTCGCCTCGGCGCGCAACCCGGGTGGCGGCTTCCTGAACGGCGCCCAGGCCCAGGAGGAGAGCCTGGCCCGCAGCTCCGCGCTCTATCCCTGCCTGCTGGCCGCCGGTGACTTCTACGCACACCACCGGGCGGAACGGTCGCTGCTCTACACCGACCGGATCATCTACGCGTCGGCGGTTCCGGTCTTCCGCGACGACAAGGGGCGGCTCCTGCCCACCGCGTACCCCGTCTCCTTCCTGGTGTCGGCGGCCCCGAACCGGTCGGCGATCGCCCGCAACCAGCCGGAATCCCTGCCGGAGATCGGCCGGGCACTGGGCCGCCGGGCCACGCGGGTGCTGCGGGTCGCCGCCGCGCACGGCTACCGTGACCTGGTGCTGGGCGCGTGGGGCTGCGGCGTCTTCGGCAACGACCCGGCGGAGGTGGCGCGCGCGTTCGCCGGCGCGCTGGCGGTCAGCCCGTGGTTCGACCGGGTGGTCTTCGCGATCCTGGACCGGGGCGGCGCCACCCGGCAGGCGTTCGAACAGGTCTTCCGTTCGTAA
- a CDS encoding DinB family protein — protein MSRSLVDADDVRTVVSAAVEALRGVAGRDWRIPAGDLSWSCWETVEHVADDLFAYAGQLAADQPPADRYVPWGVKRTRPDAPALTVYVNPADGTAGLLDVLAASGGLLAATVQVSPPQRRGFHPFGLADATGFAAMGVVEVLVHLSDLAATLEFRWSPDPDVCGRVLRRLFPDAPAGHDPWSTLLWCTGRVELPGHPRQTGWRWHAA, from the coding sequence ATGAGCCGATCACTTGTGGACGCGGACGACGTACGCACGGTGGTGTCGGCGGCCGTCGAAGCCCTCCGCGGCGTGGCCGGCCGGGACTGGCGGATCCCCGCCGGCGACCTCAGCTGGTCCTGCTGGGAGACGGTCGAGCACGTCGCCGACGACCTGTTCGCGTACGCCGGGCAGCTCGCCGCCGACCAGCCGCCGGCCGATCGTTACGTGCCCTGGGGCGTCAAGCGGACCCGCCCGGACGCCCCCGCGCTCACCGTCTATGTGAATCCGGCCGACGGGACCGCCGGCCTGCTGGACGTCCTCGCGGCGTCCGGCGGCCTGCTCGCGGCGACCGTCCAGGTCAGCCCGCCGCAGCGGCGCGGCTTCCACCCGTTCGGGCTCGCCGACGCCACCGGCTTCGCCGCGATGGGCGTCGTCGAGGTCCTGGTCCACCTGTCGGACCTGGCGGCCACCCTGGAGTTCCGGTGGTCGCCCGACCCGGACGTGTGCGGCCGGGTGCTGCGGCGCCTGTTCCCGGACGCCCCCGCCGGCCACGACCCGTGGTCCACCCTGCTCTGGTGCACCGGCCGGGTGGAGTTGCCCGGCCATCCCCGCCAGACCGGGTGGCGGTGGCACGCGGCCTGA
- a CDS encoding GAF domain-containing protein, producing the protein MKIGLYDRLADPARLAELARYDLAGDTLRAALDEVAERSAKLLEAPVSLVSVLGADAQQIVGAYGLGDWVAAARGAPAEWAVCSRTVLNGEPYCVADFSDDPVHAANPFLATTGLRSYLGVPLVGPDRIMLGAHCVVDTRRRIYTDVDLAVLSDSADEAMEALLRFRR; encoded by the coding sequence ATGAAGATCGGTCTGTACGACCGCCTGGCCGACCCCGCCCGGCTCGCCGAGCTGGCCCGGTACGACCTGGCCGGCGACACGCTGCGGGCCGCCCTCGACGAGGTGGCCGAACGCAGCGCGAAACTCCTGGAGGCCCCGGTGTCGCTGGTCTCCGTGCTGGGCGCGGACGCGCAGCAGATCGTCGGGGCGTACGGGCTGGGCGACTGGGTGGCGGCCGCGCGCGGGGCACCGGCCGAGTGGGCGGTGTGCAGCCGCACCGTGCTGAACGGTGAGCCGTACTGCGTGGCCGACTTCAGCGACGACCCGGTGCACGCGGCCAACCCGTTCCTGGCCACCACCGGCCTGCGCAGTTACCTGGGCGTCCCGCTGGTCGGGCCGGACCGGATCATGCTCGGGGCGCACTGCGTGGTGGACACCCGGCGCCGGATCTACACCGACGTGGACCTGGCCGTGCTCAGCGACAGCGCGGACGAGGCGATGGAGGCGCTGCTCCGCTTCCGCCGGTGA
- a CDS encoding ferredoxin reductase family protein, with protein MTTMTQPRVLTFRRSIRVARVATAAFIVLNLAAVQVMFAAAGPAANLFGTIGRLLGLYLALAMAFQLLLVARLPVVDRAYGMDRLTTWHRWTGMTVFWLACAHPALVLLGFARLDGVPLLDEVVVLAKQPPVLFGMIAAGLLLVIVALSVRVARRRLSYETWHAIHVLLYLVVLLGVLHQVYEGTAFKVNVVTQAYWWGLWTFAIGALLTGRLVVPLIRNSRHRLRVAAVVAESDDTVSVHVTGRDLDRLPARAGQFFLWRFPGHNRWWQVNPFSLSAAPNSRSLRLTAKGVGVTSAGLRDLPIGAKVYAEGPYGAFTAAHRTRGATVLIAGGIGVTPIRALLEDTDLTGHVVVLYRVRDARDAVLLGELRNLADVRRARLHLLTGRTGSGYQPFAPERLLALVPDITARDVYVCGPGAMTASVLDSLRRLRVPSRQVHAERFRLAG; from the coding sequence ATGACCACCATGACGCAGCCTCGAGTCCTCACCTTCCGCCGTTCGATCCGCGTCGCGCGCGTCGCGACAGCGGCCTTCATCGTGCTCAACCTCGCCGCGGTTCAGGTGATGTTCGCCGCCGCCGGCCCGGCAGCCAACCTCTTCGGTACGATCGGCCGCCTGCTCGGCCTCTACCTGGCGCTGGCCATGGCGTTCCAGTTGCTGCTGGTCGCCCGGCTGCCGGTGGTCGACCGGGCGTACGGGATGGACCGTCTCACCACCTGGCACCGCTGGACCGGGATGACGGTCTTCTGGCTGGCGTGCGCCCACCCGGCGCTGGTGCTGCTCGGCTTCGCCCGCCTGGACGGCGTTCCCCTCCTCGACGAGGTCGTCGTCCTGGCGAAACAACCGCCGGTCCTGTTCGGCATGATCGCCGCCGGGCTGCTCCTGGTGATCGTGGCACTCTCCGTGCGGGTCGCCCGGCGGCGGCTCTCCTACGAGACCTGGCACGCCATCCACGTCCTGCTCTACCTGGTCGTGCTGCTCGGCGTGCTGCACCAGGTGTACGAGGGCACCGCGTTCAAGGTCAATGTGGTCACCCAGGCGTACTGGTGGGGCCTGTGGACGTTCGCGATCGGCGCCCTGCTCACCGGCCGCCTGGTGGTCCCGCTGATCCGTAACTCCCGGCACCGGCTGCGGGTGGCGGCCGTCGTCGCCGAGTCGGACGACACCGTGTCGGTGCACGTCACCGGCCGGGACCTGGACCGGCTGCCGGCCCGCGCGGGGCAGTTCTTCCTCTGGCGTTTCCCCGGCCACAACCGGTGGTGGCAGGTCAACCCGTTCTCGCTGTCGGCCGCGCCGAACAGCCGCTCGCTGCGGCTCACCGCGAAAGGCGTCGGCGTGACCAGCGCCGGGCTGCGGGACCTGCCGATCGGGGCGAAGGTGTACGCCGAGGGGCCGTACGGCGCGTTCACGGCGGCGCACCGGACCCGGGGCGCGACGGTGCTGATCGCCGGCGGGATCGGCGTCACCCCGATCCGGGCGCTGCTGGAGGACACCGACCTCACCGGGCACGTCGTCGTGCTCTACCGGGTGCGCGACGCGCGGGACGCGGTGCTGCTCGGCGAGCTGCGCAACCTGGCCGACGTCCGGCGGGCCCGGCTGCACCTGCTGACCGGCCGGACCGGGAGCGGCTACCAGCCGTTCGCACCGGAGCGGCTGCTCGCCCTGGTGCCCGACATCACCGCCCGGGACGTCTACGTCTGCGGCCCGGGCGCGATGACCGCGTCCGTGCTGGACAGTCTGCGCCGGCTGCGGGTCCCGTCCCGGCAGGTGCACGCCGAGCGCTTCCGGCTGGCCGGATAG
- a CDS encoding SigE family RNA polymerase sigma factor: MSDRDEGFAEYFAARAKLYLRWHRVSRQESLDPYLRQVLIRAFVDEGRWGWWRRERPSDAPIERSAPRSWVW, encoded by the coding sequence ATGAGCGACCGTGACGAGGGTTTCGCGGAGTATTTCGCGGCCCGGGCGAAGCTTTACCTCAGGTGGCATCGGGTGAGCCGGCAGGAGTCGCTGGACCCGTACCTGCGCCAGGTGCTGATTCGCGCCTTCGTCGACGAGGGCCGGTGGGGCTGGTGGCGGCGCGAGCGGCCGTCCGACGCGCCGATCGAGCGGTCGGCTCCGCGGTCGTGGGTGTGGTGA